From the Ruania alkalisoli genome, one window contains:
- a CDS encoding YaaA family protein, with protein MLILLPPSEGKTPPARGRPVDLDTLTRPDLRDSRTRALRELAALSSAPDAVERLGVGTSLAAEVARNVDLATAPAAQAATVYTGVLYEAAGLADMTGTGRRRANTSVRIISALWGVLSPADRIPAYRLSMSVGLPGIGSLAPYWARALGEQLTQTHPGVVIDCRSSAYVPAWRPPSGTAWLTVRVVADRDGKRTVVSHHAKHTRGMLTRHLLTRPGAPPRTVAEVRRASQELVGTSLQEVSLHPATGAGPDTLELVVAQE; from the coding sequence GTGCTGATCCTGCTCCCGCCCTCCGAGGGCAAGACGCCCCCTGCTCGTGGACGACCGGTCGACCTCGACACGTTGACCCGACCAGACCTCAGGGATTCGCGCACGCGAGCGCTTCGGGAGCTGGCTGCGCTCAGCAGCGCACCGGACGCCGTCGAGAGATTGGGCGTGGGCACCTCCCTCGCAGCGGAGGTGGCGCGGAACGTGGACCTGGCAACCGCGCCCGCCGCACAGGCGGCCACGGTCTACACCGGTGTGCTCTACGAAGCGGCCGGGCTCGCCGACATGACCGGAACCGGCCGCCGTCGGGCGAACACGTCGGTCCGGATCATCTCGGCGCTGTGGGGTGTGCTCTCCCCCGCCGACCGGATCCCGGCCTACCGGTTGTCGATGTCGGTCGGGCTGCCCGGAATCGGGTCGCTCGCGCCGTACTGGGCGCGCGCACTGGGAGAGCAGCTGACCCAAACTCATCCGGGTGTGGTGATCGACTGCCGGTCGAGTGCGTATGTTCCGGCGTGGCGCCCGCCGTCCGGGACTGCGTGGCTGACCGTCCGGGTGGTGGCCGACCGGGACGGCAAGCGGACCGTGGTCTCCCATCACGCCAAGCACACCCGCGGGATGCTCACGCGTCACCTGCTCACCCGCCCCGGCGCTCCCCCACGGACGGTGGCCGAGGTGCGCCGCGCCAGCCAGGAGCTGGTGGGCACGAGTCTTCAAGAAGTCTCGCTTCACCCTGCGACGGGCGCGGGACCGGACACGCTGGAGCTCGTCGTGGCTCAGGAATAA
- a CDS encoding glycerophosphodiester phosphodiesterase family protein, protein MRLPGGPLALAHRGGAGLPANAGIENTLTAVRNAVELGYTYIETDVRASRDGVPFVVHDPDLGRITGETRAVAELSATDLRAATLSGGESIPTLAELLEEFGHLWVNLDVKSDDVVEPAIEAVRRHGVENRVVVASFNDARMRRVRRLAPEVATSASPREVVAMLLGRSRAAARAGAVALQVPKRWRGIEIATEAFVRRAHHQHMQVHVWTIDDPATIRTLLDRGVDGIVSDRIDVLREVLRERGQWPAPGGPDGDEASTT, encoded by the coding sequence ATGAGACTCCCAGGAGGACCGCTGGCCCTGGCCCACCGGGGCGGGGCGGGTCTGCCTGCGAACGCCGGTATCGAGAACACCCTGACGGCGGTGCGCAATGCTGTCGAGCTGGGGTACACCTACATCGAGACCGATGTGCGTGCCAGTCGGGACGGGGTGCCTTTCGTGGTGCATGATCCGGACCTGGGACGGATCACGGGAGAGACACGAGCGGTGGCCGAGCTGTCGGCGACCGACTTGCGCGCGGCGACCCTGAGCGGTGGTGAGTCGATCCCCACCCTGGCTGAGCTGCTGGAGGAGTTCGGGCACCTGTGGGTCAATCTCGACGTGAAGTCCGATGACGTGGTCGAGCCGGCGATCGAGGCCGTGCGCCGACACGGCGTGGAGAACCGGGTGGTCGTCGCCTCGTTCAACGATGCCCGGATGCGGCGGGTGCGGCGGCTGGCACCGGAGGTGGCCACGTCGGCGTCACCGCGCGAGGTGGTGGCGATGCTGCTCGGGCGGTCGCGGGCCGCCGCGCGTGCCGGTGCGGTGGCGCTGCAGGTACCCAAGCGCTGGCGGGGCATCGAGATCGCCACGGAGGCGTTCGTGCGCCGCGCACACCACCAGCACATGCAGGTGCACGTGTGGACGATCGATGACCCCGCGACGATCAGGACGCTGCTGGATCGCGGGGTGGACGGCATCGTCTCGGACCGCATCGACGTGCTGCGCGAGGTGCTCCGTGAACGTGGCCAGTGGCCTGCGCCTGGCGGGCCGGACGGTGACGAGGCATCGACGACCTGA
- the ppgK gene encoding polyphosphate--glucose phosphotransferase: MTKESHPALTETPDERIGFGIDIGGSGIKGAPVDLETGKLLAKKYRLPTPEESSPEAVADVLAAVAAHFDLPAGAHIGVTFPGVIKNGIAQTAANVDKRWIGTDVAEVTRTATGHSAFVVNDADAAGYAEAVYGAAAGQQGSVLVLTLGTGIGSALIHNGVLVPNFELGHLELDGYDAEKRAASSVKDREGLTYPQWAERLQRYFSHVEFLFSPDLIVVGGGVSKDHEEFLPLLSLNTPIIPAKLRNKAGIVGAAALAAEND; this comes from the coding sequence ATGACCAAAGAATCGCACCCCGCCCTGACCGAGACACCGGACGAACGGATCGGCTTCGGCATCGATATCGGCGGATCAGGCATCAAGGGTGCACCGGTGGATCTGGAGACCGGCAAGCTGCTCGCGAAGAAGTACCGCTTGCCCACACCGGAGGAGTCCAGCCCCGAGGCGGTGGCGGACGTCCTTGCCGCGGTGGCGGCGCACTTCGACCTGCCGGCGGGTGCCCATATCGGTGTCACGTTCCCCGGAGTCATCAAGAACGGCATCGCGCAGACCGCCGCAAACGTGGACAAGCGCTGGATCGGAACCGACGTGGCCGAGGTCACGCGCACGGCAACCGGACACTCGGCCTTCGTGGTCAACGACGCCGATGCCGCCGGTTACGCCGAGGCCGTATACGGCGCCGCAGCGGGGCAGCAGGGCAGCGTGCTCGTGTTGACGCTGGGCACCGGCATCGGCAGTGCGCTGATCCACAACGGCGTGCTCGTGCCCAACTTCGAGCTGGGTCACCTCGAGCTGGACGGCTACGACGCGGAGAAGCGGGCCGCATCCTCGGTCAAGGACCGCGAGGGGCTGACGTACCCGCAGTGGGCCGAGCGGTTGCAGCGCTACTTTTCCCATGTGGAGTTCCTCTTCTCCCCCGACTTGATCGTCGTCGGCGGCGGCGTGTCGAAGGACCACGAGGAGTTCCTCCCGCTGCTGAGCCTGAACACGCCGATCATCCCGGCAAAGCTGCGCAACAAGGCGGGCATCGTCGGCGCAGCAGCGCTGGCCGCCGAGAACGACTGA
- a CDS encoding histidine phosphatase family protein, with product MSGAAAGSDAVTVVLVRHGETPLTPHGAYSGSGVPGPSLTDIGRRQAHAAARLTYRIGRSLFDDVPSPSALLTSPMVRTQETAAVVGERLGLAPTIEARARECDFGDWEGLRPADIDARWPGERALWHTDGTIPAPGGGESTAAVGVRTEEMLSDLYQQYAGSTVVVVAHAVSIRAMVGRALLAPPGAWWRFRLLPASTTVLRRQEDTFTQLLGVGLPGEE from the coding sequence ATGAGTGGTGCCGCCGCCGGTAGTGACGCCGTCACCGTCGTTCTCGTGCGCCACGGGGAGACACCACTCACACCGCACGGGGCCTACTCCGGTTCAGGGGTGCCGGGGCCCTCGCTCACCGACATCGGGCGGCGGCAGGCGCATGCCGCCGCACGTCTGACGTACCGCATCGGCCGGAGCCTTTTCGATGACGTGCCCTCGCCGTCCGCGTTACTCACCTCCCCGATGGTCCGCACCCAGGAGACTGCGGCCGTCGTCGGCGAGCGGCTCGGCCTGGCGCCGACGATCGAGGCCCGTGCCCGGGAGTGCGACTTCGGCGACTGGGAGGGTCTGCGGCCCGCAGACATCGATGCCAGGTGGCCCGGCGAACGGGCCCTGTGGCATACCGACGGCACCATACCGGCGCCCGGGGGCGGGGAGTCCACGGCAGCAGTCGGTGTCCGCACCGAGGAGATGCTCTCTGACCTCTATCAGCAGTACGCAGGCAGCACCGTGGTGGTCGTGGCGCACGCCGTCAGCATCCGAGCGATGGTGGGCCGGGCTCTGCTCGCCCCGCCCGGTGCGTGGTGGCGCTTCCGGCTGCTGCCGGCCTCGACGACCGTGTTGCGCCGCCAGGAGGACACGTTCACGCAACTTCTCGGCGTCGGACTCCCTGGCGAGGAGTGA
- a CDS encoding zinc ribbon domain-containing protein encodes MTTAPAADQRRLLDVQALDTQLAKLAHQRKSHPTLATLAELEGRAEDLGRAKTATDTLVSDVRRELRKAEADVEQVEIRAARDRKRLESGAGSPKDLQALSSEIESLARRQGALEEVELEVMERLEAAEKDAAAIDEQLAAISAQVEKAEAERDREFERLDSEIADVTRRREVAAAGIDAGLMSLYDRVRSQTGGLGVVAIQGESTVGVQLTLSLTERAAITAAGPDEVIRSEDYGYILVRLA; translated from the coding sequence GTGACCACTGCCCCTGCTGCCGACCAGCGACGCCTGCTGGACGTCCAAGCGCTCGACACCCAACTCGCCAAGCTCGCCCACCAGCGCAAGTCTCACCCCACCCTGGCCACGCTCGCCGAACTGGAGGGACGTGCCGAGGACCTCGGGCGGGCCAAGACCGCCACTGACACGCTCGTCTCGGACGTGCGCCGCGAGCTGCGCAAGGCCGAGGCCGATGTGGAGCAGGTGGAGATCCGCGCGGCACGCGACCGGAAGCGGCTCGAATCCGGAGCGGGCTCGCCGAAGGATCTGCAGGCACTCAGCAGCGAGATCGAGTCCCTCGCCAGACGCCAGGGTGCACTGGAGGAAGTCGAGCTGGAAGTGATGGAGCGGCTCGAAGCGGCTGAGAAGGACGCGGCCGCAATCGATGAGCAGCTCGCCGCCATCAGCGCACAGGTCGAGAAGGCCGAGGCCGAGCGCGACCGCGAGTTCGAACGGCTCGACAGTGAGATCGCCGACGTTACCCGGCGCCGTGAGGTCGCTGCAGCCGGTATCGATGCCGGGCTGATGTCGCTCTACGACCGAGTGCGGTCCCAGACCGGAGGGCTCGGCGTTGTTGCCATCCAGGGCGAATCGACCGTCGGCGTCCAGCTGACGCTCAGCCTCACCGAGCGGGCCGCGATCACAGCCGCCGGGCCGGATGAAGTGATCCGCAGTGAGGACTACGGCTACATCCTCGTTCGGCTCGCATGA
- a CDS encoding N-acetylmuramoyl-L-alanine amidase family protein yields MAGTFAIAPAAVADHTDSAAGKPVGGGLGERPLVGVRIAIDPGHSDAQPEDRSELTQRVPDGRGGRSACDTVGNATTSGYSEHEFALDVATAMAAELRRQGAIVLLTRSDNEGVGPCVDRRGTFAEDNDVELLLSLHANSSTNPDDAGFYAVVADPPLSDSQAEPSRTLADTMVQALVDGGFTPSEAQPDGVVERDDLATLNFARRPAVLLELGEMRNAEDAARMESEEGRQAYADALVDGVTTWLDARD; encoded by the coding sequence ATGGCCGGCACTTTCGCCATCGCACCAGCCGCCGTAGCCGATCACACAGACTCCGCTGCCGGTAAGCCCGTCGGAGGCGGACTGGGGGAGCGGCCGCTGGTCGGCGTCCGGATCGCCATCGATCCCGGTCACAGTGACGCACAGCCCGAGGACCGCAGCGAGCTGACGCAGCGGGTGCCGGACGGCCGCGGCGGACGCAGCGCTTGCGACACCGTGGGCAATGCGACGACCTCGGGCTACAGCGAACATGAGTTCGCGCTGGACGTTGCCACCGCGATGGCCGCTGAACTTCGCCGCCAGGGTGCGATCGTGCTTCTCACCCGCAGCGATAACGAGGGCGTCGGACCGTGCGTGGACCGTCGCGGCACGTTCGCAGAGGACAACGACGTCGAACTGCTGCTTTCGCTGCACGCCAACTCCTCGACCAACCCCGACGACGCAGGCTTCTACGCTGTGGTCGCCGACCCGCCGCTGTCGGATTCTCAAGCCGAGCCGAGCCGGACGCTCGCGGACACCATGGTGCAGGCTCTCGTGGATGGCGGATTCACTCCGAGCGAGGCCCAGCCCGATGGCGTGGTCGAGCGCGACGATCTCGCCACGTTGAACTTCGCCCGGCGACCGGCAGTGCTGCTCGAGCTCGGGGAGATGCGCAACGCCGAGGACGCCGCCCGGATGGAGAGCGAGGAGGGTCGCCAGGCCTACGCCGACGCTCTCGTCGACGGAGTCACCACCTGGCTGGACGCTCGGGACTGA
- a CDS encoding DUF3052 domain-containing protein — protein MAGTASTEDQQGSRFGVKQGQVIQEFGYDADVDEELRAELEQVTGQELVDEDFDDVTDAAILWWREEDGDVHDLTDLMTDSMTTLEDGGLIWVFTPKPGRPGHVRPPEVDEAARTAGLHSTSTISAGENWSGFRLTTRGRGR, from the coding sequence GTGGCAGGGACCGCGAGCACCGAGGACCAGCAGGGTTCCCGGTTCGGGGTGAAGCAAGGACAGGTCATCCAGGAGTTCGGGTACGACGCGGATGTCGACGAGGAACTGCGCGCGGAGCTGGAGCAGGTCACCGGGCAGGAGCTCGTGGACGAGGACTTCGATGACGTCACCGACGCCGCGATCTTGTGGTGGCGGGAGGAGGACGGTGACGTCCACGACCTCACCGATCTGATGACCGACTCCATGACGACCCTTGAAGATGGCGGGTTGATCTGGGTCTTCACTCCCAAGCCCGGACGTCCAGGGCACGTGCGTCCACCGGAGGTCGACGAGGCAGCGCGGACTGCTGGTTTGCACTCGACGAGCACGATCTCGGCAGGGGAGAACTGGTCAGGTTTCCGGCTCACCACCCGTGGGCGGGGTCGGTGA
- a CDS encoding redoxin domain-containing protein produces the protein MTTSLGSSLHVGCPAPAFTAPDTHGTPVSLEALRGAPVLLVFIPFAFTRVCGSEVAALRDAYLDLTADGARLLVVTCDSMMVLRAWAEVEELPFTLISDFWPHGSIARAYGAFNETDGAADRVSVLIDGEGTLAWTITSPRGQARRVEDYLSAVQALWAAA, from the coding sequence GTGACCACCTCCCTCGGGAGCAGTCTGCACGTGGGCTGCCCGGCACCGGCATTCACGGCCCCGGACACCCACGGCACCCCGGTGTCACTGGAGGCGCTGCGCGGTGCGCCGGTGCTGCTGGTTTTCATCCCGTTCGCCTTCACACGAGTGTGCGGCAGCGAGGTGGCCGCGCTGCGGGATGCATACCTGGACCTCACCGCAGATGGTGCGCGGCTGCTGGTGGTGACCTGTGACTCGATGATGGTGCTGCGGGCGTGGGCTGAGGTGGAGGAGCTGCCGTTCACCCTGATCTCGGACTTCTGGCCGCACGGATCGATCGCCAGGGCGTACGGCGCGTTCAACGAGACCGACGGAGCCGCGGATCGGGTGAGCGTGCTGATCGACGGCGAGGGCACCCTGGCCTGGACCATCACGAGTCCGCGTGGGCAGGCGCGCCGCGTCGAGGACTATCTGAGTGCGGTCCAAGCCCTGTGGGCGGCGGCATGA
- a CDS encoding Nif3-like dinuclear metal center hexameric protein, whose protein sequence is MDAPLHLREIIDLLERRYPPATAEAWDAVGLVVGEPQAPVERVLFAVDPTEEVVAEAAAAGADLLVTHHPLLLRPVNSVAATTPKGRVIHRLISEGIGLYVAHTNADIAAGGVNDALAGLLDLAETRPLVPAPGRALDVLVVYVPEPEAEALREALAAAGAGAVGDYTGCAWSVTGTGEFTPQDGAEPAIGAVGTHERVTERRLEMVVPSGRRDAVTAALRDAHPYEEPAYSFLATHAPSSDVGAGRVGRLEEPTTLRELAAVVAERLPATAGGIRVSGDLDAIITTVAVCGGAGDSYLEAARAAGADVYLTADLRHHRAGEAREEDGAPALIDAAHWATEWPWLPVAARALAGDSGGRVETIVSTRVSDPWTTRLGGAETGGTL, encoded by the coding sequence ATGGACGCACCGCTGCACCTGCGTGAGATCATCGATCTGCTGGAGCGCCGATACCCGCCCGCTACGGCGGAGGCGTGGGACGCCGTCGGGCTCGTGGTTGGGGAACCACAGGCGCCCGTCGAGCGTGTGCTGTTCGCCGTCGATCCCACTGAAGAGGTCGTCGCCGAGGCCGCTGCGGCCGGTGCCGATCTGCTGGTCACCCATCATCCGTTGCTCCTGCGACCGGTGAACTCGGTGGCCGCCACCACCCCGAAGGGTCGGGTCATCCACCGGCTCATCTCCGAAGGCATCGGCCTGTATGTCGCCCATACCAACGCCGATATCGCCGCCGGTGGTGTCAACGACGCTCTCGCCGGTTTACTCGACCTGGCGGAGACCCGGCCGCTGGTGCCGGCCCCGGGGCGGGCGCTGGACGTGCTCGTGGTGTACGTACCGGAGCCCGAGGCCGAAGCTCTCCGAGAAGCACTGGCGGCGGCCGGCGCCGGCGCGGTCGGGGACTACACCGGCTGCGCGTGGTCGGTCACCGGCACCGGCGAATTCACCCCGCAGGACGGCGCAGAGCCGGCCATCGGCGCGGTTGGGACCCACGAACGTGTCACCGAGCGTCGCCTGGAGATGGTGGTGCCATCCGGCCGGCGGGATGCCGTCACGGCTGCGCTGCGCGACGCTCACCCGTACGAAGAGCCGGCGTACTCCTTTCTCGCCACGCATGCTCCGTCGTCAGACGTGGGCGCAGGACGGGTGGGGCGCCTGGAGGAACCGACCACGCTGCGCGAGCTCGCGGCGGTCGTGGCTGAACGCCTACCAGCCACAGCGGGGGGTATCCGGGTCAGTGGCGACCTCGACGCGATCATCACCACTGTTGCCGTGTGCGGCGGCGCCGGGGACTCCTACCTCGAGGCGGCCCGCGCGGCCGGGGCGGATGTGTACCTGACCGCCGACCTCCGCCACCACCGGGCCGGCGAAGCGCGCGAGGAGGACGGAGCACCCGCCCTGATCGACGCAGCGCACTGGGCCACCGAGTGGCCGTGGCTGCCCGTGGCTGCCCGCGCCCTCGCCGGTGACTCCGGGGGGAGGGTGGAGACCATCGTCAGCACCCGCGTGAGCGACCCGTGGACCACTAGGCTGGGCGGAGCCGAGACCGGAGGAACCCTGTGA
- a CDS encoding DUF1353 domain-containing protein translates to MGRFFDVGDGGPLRLEVRSVDGRDFTLLRRIGYRSDDYDEPFVVPSDLEQFRTDFASVPWMFTWLVPRSGRYAAAAVLHDAIVIEGDYEGPPIDRVEADRIFRVALRELGTPVVRSWLMWAAVSIATMWTMPQRRWRWRGAVLALIGVVTLVGLIATGDLLDLWSVLPWMGQRSLGAELLGGGAAAVVVPSVLALTWGRFARAGIITGVALAFLVHVTLAIAALFGLYRLVERVVTGPGASTGSQSA, encoded by the coding sequence ATGGGGCGTTTCTTCGACGTCGGCGACGGGGGGCCGCTCCGGCTTGAGGTCCGCAGCGTCGACGGGCGTGACTTCACCTTGCTGCGGCGGATCGGTTACCGCAGCGATGACTACGACGAGCCGTTCGTTGTTCCTTCCGACCTGGAACAGTTCCGGACCGATTTCGCGTCTGTGCCCTGGATGTTCACCTGGCTGGTTCCGCGCAGTGGGCGCTACGCGGCCGCTGCTGTCCTGCACGACGCGATCGTCATCGAGGGAGATTACGAGGGCCCGCCGATCGACAGGGTCGAAGCGGACCGGATCTTCCGGGTGGCGCTGCGCGAACTGGGCACACCCGTGGTGCGCAGCTGGCTGATGTGGGCGGCGGTGAGCATCGCGACCATGTGGACGATGCCGCAGCGACGCTGGCGCTGGCGTGGCGCGGTCCTGGCACTGATCGGTGTCGTCACCCTGGTCGGGCTCATCGCCACCGGTGACCTGCTGGACCTCTGGTCGGTCCTGCCGTGGATGGGCCAGCGCAGCCTCGGTGCCGAGCTGCTCGGTGGTGGCGCAGCCGCGGTCGTCGTGCCCTCGGTCCTGGCCCTGACCTGGGGCAGGTTCGCCCGCGCCGGGATCATCACCGGCGTGGCGCTGGCGTTCTTGGTGCACGTGACGCTGGCGATCGCAGCGCTGTTCGGCCTCTACCGTCTCGTCGAGCGAGTCGTCACCGGTCCTGGTGCCAGCACCGGGTCCCAGTCGGCATAG
- the panB gene encoding 3-methyl-2-oxobutanoate hydroxymethyltransferase encodes MDESTGAPLPSALPAVGENKRVRVHHLAAAKAAGERLTMLTAYDAPTARIFDAAGIDMLLVGDSIGDNMLALDSTIPVTVDELVPAVRAVARSTRRAMVVADLPFGSYEAGPEQALASAVRMLKEGGAHAVKFEGGVRVAEHVRLLAGAGIPVVGHIGFTPQSENMLGGKRVQGRGDDGAERLCEDAVALQDAGAVAVVLEMVPAPVAARVSEILHIPTIGIGAGPHCDGQVLVWLDMAGMGDWSPRFAKQFAQLGAALQQAASGYASEVRSGTFPAPQHSYES; translated from the coding sequence ATGGATGAGTCCACCGGTGCCCCGCTCCCGTCAGCGCTTCCCGCGGTGGGAGAGAACAAGCGAGTACGGGTCCACCACCTGGCGGCCGCGAAGGCCGCAGGTGAGCGGCTGACCATGCTCACCGCCTACGACGCCCCGACCGCGCGGATCTTCGATGCCGCCGGGATCGACATGCTGCTGGTCGGTGACTCGATCGGCGACAACATGCTCGCCCTGGACAGCACGATCCCGGTGACGGTGGACGAGCTCGTCCCGGCTGTCCGAGCCGTGGCCCGGTCCACCCGTCGTGCCATGGTGGTGGCCGATCTGCCGTTCGGCTCCTACGAGGCTGGCCCCGAGCAGGCCCTCGCCAGTGCGGTGCGCATGCTGAAGGAAGGCGGAGCGCACGCGGTGAAGTTCGAGGGTGGGGTGCGGGTGGCCGAGCACGTCCGCTTGCTCGCCGGTGCTGGGATCCCCGTGGTGGGGCACATCGGTTTCACCCCGCAGTCGGAGAACATGCTGGGCGGCAAACGGGTGCAGGGGCGCGGTGATGACGGTGCCGAACGGCTCTGTGAGGACGCAGTTGCGCTGCAGGACGCCGGCGCCGTGGCAGTGGTACTGGAGATGGTTCCGGCGCCCGTGGCAGCACGCGTCTCCGAGATCCTGCACATCCCGACGATTGGCATCGGCGCGGGCCCTCACTGCGACGGGCAGGTGCTGGTCTGGCTCGATATGGCTGGTATGGGCGACTGGTCCCCGCGCTTTGCCAAGCAGTTCGCTCAACTGGGGGCGGCGTTGCAGCAGGCGGCCTCCGGCTACGCCTCAGAAGTGCGCTCCGGAACTTTCCCGGCGCCGCAGCACTCCTACGAGTCCTAG